From the genome of Phycodurus eques isolate BA_2022a chromosome 22, UOR_Pequ_1.1, whole genome shotgun sequence, one region includes:
- the pdzrn4 gene encoding PDZ domain-containing RING finger protein 4, with protein sequence MGCNLCTLQKREEHYKLLYEIAQVNRRNFSKGEQDEAAVEGIRRDPIVVQVIRPVAQHQGGPSREACVADVCTQTDITFEHIMALAKLRPATPPVPDVCPFLLSDSCHSIQTMEHEFYECPEYLSNMPAEVERTEEYVYEEVELCKQNTQEKLGLTLCYRTDEEEDIAIYVSKVEPNSLAARDGRIRNGDRILQINGHAVQDREKAVSLLSGENAKSIILLVTRPETQLEDDVWLDDEQQELVKELKMEMLVEGQKDHNLMEDEPQEERTTDTPTYSSNSQDKDSGFGCSTDSPEHPPLLARLYRRSPAQCLREQWRTQNPQSRRVAVLSQDAQRQRTVTKGQGCEEVASNGGGGILGLENHFQQLLEVKCQIRKGVECGVYSIRHSIECSLTEQGGGDGDSAEEAEEGEGMEQELRMLNEELRSIELECQNIMQAHQLRQAQEADALTPPASSPGRRLKSHGRLADIHEHPQSDKTREKDSSSAYNTAESARSTPLGRERSPEHSLQRRISIANQKNLQMASSKLSSPIPKSQGSPDQGVQADPCAVFSSSPDQSNPSRSESDPALPADDERCERKGKTKDLKRKPPFASYQTSPYHGSLGSRQLQSYMQLLQQHSSLEYSQSQLSLLSVCRDPLNRNGRSGEPRLEWKVKVRADGTRYVARRPARDRILRERALRIREERSGGMTTDDDAMSEMKMGRYWSKEERKQHLARAREQRKRREFMQKCRFECLKEGLAGGAEGHKEINILELSHKKMMKKRNKKILDNWMTIQELMSHGARVPEDSKVHNAFLSVTTV encoded by the exons ATGGGCTGCAATTTGTGCACCTTGCAGAAGCGGGAGGAGCACTACAAGCTGCTGTACGAGATTGCGCAG gtgaacaggcgtaACTTCTCCAAGGGGGAGCAAGATGAGGCCGCGGTGGAGGGCATACGGCGAGACCCCATCGTTGTCCAGGTCATCCGACCCGTCGCGCAGCATCAAGGCGGTCCGTCGCGGGAGGCGTGCGTGGCCGACGTGTGCACGCAAACCGACATCACTTTCGAGCACATCATGGCGCTGGCCAAGCTCCGACCGGCGACGCCGCCCGTGCCTGACGTCTGTCCCTTCCTTTTGTCTGACAG CTGCCATTCTATCCAAACTATGGAACATGAGTTCTATGAATGTCCCGAGTACCTGTCCAATATGCCGGCCGAAGTGGAGCGGACTGAAGAGTATGTTTATGAG gaagtggagttaTGCAAGCAGAACACTCAAGAGAAGCTTGGCCTAACCTTGTGCTACAGGACCGACGAAGAGGAGGACATCGCTATTTATGTCAGCAAG GTGGAGCCAAACAGCTTAGCCGCAAGAGACGGGCGCATTAGAAATGGAGATCGTATTCTACAA aTAAATGGCCATGCGGTGCAGGATAGAGAGAAGGCGGTTTCCTTGCTGTCAGGAGAAAATGCAAAGAGCATCATCCTGCTGGTGACAAGGCCGGAGACACAG CTGGAGGATGATGTATGGCTAGATGATGAGCAACAGGAGCTGGTAAAGGAACTGAAGATGGAGATGCTGGTGGAGGGGCAGAAGGATCATAACCTCATGGAAGATGAG CCTCAGGAGGAAAGGACAACCGACACACCGACCTATTCATCTAACAGCCAAGACAAAGACAGCGGGTTCGGGTGCAGTACAGACAGTCCCGAGCACCCACCGTTATTGGCCAGACTCTACAGGAGGAGTCCAGCTCAGTGCTTGAGGGAACAATGGCGAACCCAGAATCCACAAAGCAGGCGAGTTGCTGTGCTGTCACAGGACGCCCAGAGGCAAAGGACAGTAACTAAAGGCCAAGGTTGTGAAGAGGTAGCGAGCAATGGTGGAGGTGGAATCTTGGGTTTGGAGAATCACTTCCAGCAACTTCTGGAAGTCAAGTGTCAAATACGCAAGGGCGTGGAGTGTGGGGTATATTCCATTCGACACAGTATTGAGTGCAGCCTCACAGAGCAAGGAGGAGGGGATGGAGATAGCGCTGAGGAAGCTGAGGAAGGTGAAGGGATGGAGCAAGAGCTGAGGATGTTAAATGAAGAACTGCGGAGCATTGAGCTGGAGTGTCAGAACATTATGCAGGCCCATCAGCTTCGACAGGCCCAGGAGGCAGATGCATTGACGCCTCCAGCTTCCTCACCAGGTCGGAGGCTCAAGAGCCACGGGAGGCTGGCGGACATCCATGAACACCCTCAAAGTGATAAGACCCGAGAGAAAGACAGCTCCAGTGCCTATAACACAGCGGAGAGTGCACGGTCCACTCCGCTGGGTAGGGAGCGATCACCCGAGCACTCCCTGCAGAGACGCATTAGCATCGCCAACCAGAAGAACCTTCAAATGGCCTCGTCAAAGCTCTCCAGCCCCATTCCCAAGTCTCAGGGCTCACCGGACCAAGGTGTCCAAGCAGATCCTTGCGCTGTTTTCTCCAGCAGCCCGGACCAGAGTAACCCCTCTCGATCCGAGTCCGACCCGGCACTTCCTGCGGACGATGAGCGCTGCGAGAGAAAGGGGAAAACCAAAGATCTAAAAAGAAAACCACCGTTTGCCTCATACCAAACCAGCCCTTACCACGGCTCGCTCGGATCCCGGCAACTTCAG AGCTACATGCAGCTGCTACAACAGCACTCTTCCTTGGAGTATTCCCAGAGCCAGCTGAGTCTCCTCAGTGTCTGCCGGGATCCACTGAACCGGAATGGTCGCTCTGGGGAACCGCGTCTGGAGTGGAAGGTTAAAGTGAGGGCAGACGGCACTCGCTATGTGGCCCGGAGGCCCGCTCGCGACCGCATCCTGCGGGAGCGAGCGCTCAGGATCAGAGAGGAGCGCAGCGGGGGAATGACCACGGACGACGATGCCATGAGCGAGATGAAGATGGGTCGCTACTGGAGCAAAGAGGAGAGGAAGCAGCATCTGGCGCGAGCGAGGgagcagaggaagaggagggagttCATGCAGAAATGCCGCTTCGAGTGTCTGAAGGAGGGTCTGGCTGGCGGGGCCGAGGGCCACAAGGAGATAAACATCCTGGAGCTCAGTCACaagaagatgatgaagaagCGAAACAAAAAGATTCTTGACAATTGGATGACCATCCAGGAGCTGATGAGCCACGGGGCGCGAGTCCCCGAGGACTCCAAAGTCCATAACGCCTTCTTGTCTGTTACGACTGTGTAG